A window of Streptomyces caniferus contains these coding sequences:
- a CDS encoding TetR/AcrR family transcriptional regulator, whose protein sequence is MPKQVDHESRRRQIADAVCQLADESGLEGVTLRDVAGRAQVSMGAVQRCFGTKEEMLVFALGQIGERVATRVSARLTASPAQSARTALGHAATEVSLVHEEHRAEARVWLAFVAQAAVSPPLAGILRTNYAHLQVLFARLIAEASDTPDPDRAARTLLALADGLTTHVLIGHLSPAEALDVLDGQLRRLWNERAH, encoded by the coding sequence ATGCCCAAGCAGGTCGACCACGAGAGCCGGCGCCGGCAGATCGCCGATGCCGTGTGCCAACTCGCCGACGAGAGCGGGCTGGAGGGCGTCACACTCCGCGACGTGGCGGGCCGCGCGCAGGTGTCCATGGGGGCCGTCCAGCGCTGCTTCGGCACCAAGGAGGAGATGCTGGTCTTCGCGCTCGGCCAGATCGGCGAGCGGGTCGCCACACGGGTGTCGGCCCGGCTCACCGCATCGCCCGCCCAGTCGGCCCGTACAGCGCTGGGGCACGCGGCGACCGAGGTGTCGCTGGTCCACGAGGAGCACCGCGCCGAGGCACGGGTCTGGCTGGCCTTCGTGGCACAGGCCGCGGTCAGTCCGCCGCTGGCCGGAATTCTGCGCACCAACTACGCACACCTGCAGGTGCTGTTCGCGCGGCTGATCGCCGAAGCCTCCGACACCCCCGACCCGGACCGCGCGGCCCGCACCCTCCTCGCCCTGGCCGACGGCCTCACCACCCACGTCCTGATCGGCCACCTCTCCCCCGCCGAGGCGCTGGACGTCCTGGACGGCCAGCTCCGCCGCCTCTGGAACGAGCGGGCGCACTGA
- a CDS encoding histidine phosphatase family protein — protein sequence MARPRRIVLIRHGESAGNVDDTVYEREPDHALSLTETGLRQAKEAGGPLREMFGEERVSAYVSPYRRTHQTFRELGLDPARVRVREEPRLREQDWGNWQDRDDVRRQKAYRDAYGHFFYRFAQGESGADVYDRVGAFLESLWRSFEDPDHPPNVLIVTHGLTMRLFCMRWFHWTVADFESLSNPDNAERRILLLGPDGRYSLDRPFERWCVPESYGVTG from the coding sequence ATGGCTCGGCCCCGACGCATCGTCCTCATCCGCCATGGAGAGTCGGCGGGGAATGTCGATGACACCGTGTACGAGCGGGAGCCCGATCATGCGCTCTCCCTCACCGAGACCGGGCTGCGGCAGGCGAAGGAAGCCGGCGGTCCGCTGCGCGAGATGTTCGGCGAGGAACGGGTCTCCGCCTATGTCTCGCCCTACCGCCGAACCCACCAGACCTTCCGCGAACTCGGCCTCGATCCCGCCAGGGTCCGGGTGCGCGAGGAGCCCCGGCTGCGCGAGCAGGACTGGGGGAACTGGCAGGACCGCGACGACGTGCGACGGCAGAAGGCCTACCGGGACGCCTACGGTCACTTCTTCTACCGCTTCGCCCAGGGCGAGTCCGGGGCCGATGTCTACGACCGGGTCGGGGCGTTCCTGGAGAGCCTGTGGCGCAGCTTCGAGGACCCGGACCACCCGCCGAACGTCCTCATCGTCACGCACGGTCTCACCATGAGACTGTTCTGCATGCGGTGGTTCCACTGGACGGTGGCCGACTTCGAGTCGCTGTCCAACCCCGACAACGCGGAGCGGCGCATCCTGCTGCTCGGTCCGGACGGCCGCTACAGCCTGGACCGGCCCTTCGAGCGCTGGTGTGTACCCGAGTCTTATGGCGTCACCGGTTAG
- a CDS encoding TetR/AcrR family transcriptional regulator, which produces MSDETVHENGRGTGETTPTPGTRRPGGRTARTRAAVRDAVLAGLTEHGYPGLTVEYVAAHSGVHKTTLYRRWKDVEGLLADALDLAGEDSWTPPDTGSLEGDLRALAREVVVSFTDPAVAASGSAMIAAAFHSERAAVALRDYYAERFARCEVLVERAVERGELPATPGSAPDTPEAGPPHSASGTTAAGAIDAGALARAVSAPLFFRLFITREPVDDALADQAAAAALAAARAGAFTTGSTAGTSPGAAS; this is translated from the coding sequence TTGTCTGACGAGACGGTGCACGAGAACGGGCGCGGGACCGGTGAGACCACGCCCACCCCCGGCACCCGGCGTCCGGGCGGCCGTACCGCCCGTACCCGTGCCGCCGTCCGCGACGCCGTACTGGCCGGGCTCACCGAGCACGGTTATCCGGGCTTGACCGTCGAATACGTCGCGGCCCACTCCGGGGTGCACAAGACGACGCTGTATCGCCGCTGGAAGGACGTGGAGGGCCTGCTGGCGGACGCCCTCGACCTCGCGGGCGAGGACAGCTGGACCCCACCCGACACCGGGTCCCTGGAAGGTGATCTGCGCGCTCTGGCCCGCGAGGTCGTCGTGTCCTTCACCGACCCCGCGGTAGCCGCGTCGGGCTCCGCGATGATCGCCGCCGCCTTCCACTCGGAGCGGGCGGCCGTGGCGCTGCGTGACTACTACGCCGAGCGGTTCGCGCGCTGCGAGGTACTCGTCGAGCGGGCCGTCGAGCGCGGGGAATTGCCGGCGACGCCGGGCTCCGCGCCCGATACCCCGGAAGCCGGCCCGCCACATTCCGCTTCCGGCACCACCGCAGCCGGTGCCATCGACGCCGGCGCACTCGCCCGCGCCGTCTCCGCGCCGCTCTTTTTCCGCCTGTTCATCACCCGGGAGCCGGTGGACGACGCCCTCGCGGACCAGGCCGCGGCGGCCGCACTGGCCGCGGCCCGCGCCGGGGCGTTCACCACCGGGAGTACGGCCGGCACCTCCCCCGGCGCCGCCTCCTGA
- a CDS encoding ADP-ribosylglycohydrolase family protein has product MTPDHRDADRCARALASLRGLSVGDALGSQFFVPAHYPSLKRRELPPSPWQWTDDTEMACSVLAVLTAHGRIDQDALARSFADRHDFDRGYGPAVNRMLRLIREGGDWRELASGLFNGQGSWGNGAAMRIAPLGAWYADDPEQATHQAEISAYTTHQHREAVVGAMAVAAAAALVADPARDTGPEQLLDGVLELIPRSAVQAGLRRARDMLDYADSSTVAAVLGCGRRTSAHDTVPFALWAAARHLGNYERAFWTTAQAGGDVDTTCAIVGGIVAAGHAGHPPEAWLEGTEPLPSWTPTLAD; this is encoded by the coding sequence ATGACCCCCGACCACCGTGACGCAGACCGCTGTGCGCGAGCTCTGGCGAGCCTGCGCGGCCTCTCCGTGGGTGATGCGCTCGGATCCCAGTTCTTCGTCCCCGCCCATTACCCCTCCCTCAAGCGCCGCGAGCTGCCTCCCTCCCCCTGGCAGTGGACCGACGACACCGAGATGGCCTGTTCCGTCCTGGCCGTGCTCACCGCCCACGGCCGGATCGATCAGGACGCGCTCGCCCGCTCCTTCGCCGACCGCCATGACTTCGACCGCGGCTACGGCCCGGCCGTCAATCGGATGCTGCGGCTGATCCGCGAGGGCGGGGACTGGCGCGAGCTGGCATCGGGACTCTTCAACGGTCAGGGCTCGTGGGGCAACGGAGCGGCCATGCGTATCGCTCCCCTCGGCGCCTGGTACGCCGACGACCCCGAGCAGGCCACCCACCAGGCGGAGATCTCCGCCTACACCACCCATCAGCACCGTGAGGCCGTCGTCGGCGCCATGGCCGTCGCCGCCGCGGCCGCCCTGGTGGCCGACCCGGCCCGTGACACCGGCCCCGAACAGCTGCTGGACGGTGTGCTGGAGCTGATCCCGCGCAGCGCCGTGCAGGCCGGACTGCGCCGCGCCCGCGACATGCTCGACTACGCCGACTCCAGCACCGTCGCCGCCGTCCTGGGCTGTGGACGGCGCACCAGCGCCCACGACACGGTGCCCTTCGCGCTCTGGGCCGCGGCCCGGCATCTGGGCAACTACGAGCGGGCGTTTTGGACCACTGCTCAGGCGGGCGGCGATGTGGACACCACGTGCGCCATCGTCGGCGGCATCGTCGCCGCCGGGCACGCCGGCCACCCTCCTGAGGCATGGCTGGAAGGCACCGAGCCGCTCCCGTCCTGGACACCCACCCTCGCCGACTGA
- a CDS encoding YdbC family protein, translating into MLVKWIRLTVVDRRGFERGQRKWAGLLGEPGFRGQGGGWSRGRPGVAHLVAFWESRAFYDSFMARSHDRLAAAQAGMFKDAQVRLFEHEFDVKVGFRPSFADVDVLRLAHCQVRQDRVDHFMLMQEKVWNPAMAGSPGMLRGMLGRAPGEEFLVLSMWQSAAERGKYRPERVERLALRAQIAADVRAIAGDVVQLEPSWTV; encoded by the coding sequence GTGCTGGTCAAGTGGATTCGCCTCACCGTTGTGGACCGTCGAGGGTTCGAGCGGGGGCAGCGGAAATGGGCGGGGCTGCTGGGTGAGCCGGGGTTCCGAGGGCAGGGCGGGGGGTGGAGCCGTGGGCGGCCGGGCGTGGCGCATCTGGTGGCCTTCTGGGAGAGCCGGGCCTTCTACGACTCCTTCATGGCGCGCTCCCACGACCGGCTGGCGGCCGCCCAGGCCGGCATGTTCAAGGACGCCCAAGTGCGGCTCTTCGAGCACGAGTTTGATGTGAAGGTGGGCTTCCGTCCGTCGTTCGCCGACGTGGATGTGCTGCGGCTGGCGCACTGCCAGGTGCGCCAGGACCGGGTGGATCACTTCATGCTGATGCAGGAGAAGGTCTGGAACCCCGCCATGGCGGGTTCGCCGGGAATGCTGCGGGGGATGCTGGGACGGGCTCCGGGGGAGGAGTTCTTGGTGCTGTCGATGTGGCAGTCGGCGGCCGAGCGGGGGAAGTACCGGCCCGAACGGGTGGAGCGGCTGGCGCTGCGGGCCCAGATAGCCGCCGATGTCAGGGCGATCGCGGGCGATGTGGTGCAGCTCGAACCGTCGTGGACGGTGTGA
- a CDS encoding vitamin B12-dependent ribonucleotide reductase, giving the protein MTETTSGPARGSRAKGSKASKGLRIERIHTTPGVHPYDEVEWASRDVVMTNWRDGSVNFEQRGVEFPEFWSVNAVNIVTSKYFRGAVGSPTRESSLKQLIDRVVKTYRKSGEENGYFASPADAEIFEHELAYALLHQVFSFNSPVWFNVGTQQPQQVSACFILSVDDSMESILDWYKEEGMIFKGGSGAGLNLSRIRSSKELLSSGGNASGPVSFMRGADASAGTIKSGGATRRAAKMVVLDVDHPDVEAFIETKVKEEEKVRALRDAGFDMDLGGDDITSVQYQNANNSVRVNDEFMKAVETGSKFGLRGRMTGEVIEEVDAKGLFRKMAEAAWACADPGIQYDDTINHWHTSPESGRITASNPCSEYMHLDNSSCNLASLNLLKFLRDDDLGNQSFDAERFAKVVELVITAMDISICFADFPTEKIGETTRAYRQLGIGYANLGALLMATGHAYDSDGGRALAGAITSLMTGTSYRRSAELAAVVGPYDGYARNADAHKRVMKQHSDANGTAVRMDDLDTPVWAAATEAWQDVLRLGEKNGFRNAQASVLAPTGTIGLMMDCDTTGVEPDLALVKFKKLVGGGSMQIVNNTVPKALKRLGYLPEQVEAIVAHIADHGNVVDAPALKTEHYEVFDCAMGARSISAMGHVRMMAAAQPFLSGAISKTVNVPETATVEEIEEVYFEGWKLGLKALAIYRDNCKVGQPLSAKKKEEEKKAEPVAEKKVVEYRPVRRRLPKGRPGITTSFTVGGAEGYMTANSYPDDGLGEVFLKMSKQGSTLAGMMDAFSIAVSVGLQYGVPLETYVSKFTNMRFEPAGMTDDPDVRMAQSIVDYIFRRLALDFLPFETRSALGIHSVEERQRHLETGSYEPSEDEVDVEGLAQSAPRQVEPVTESTPAVKIVEEAAAPAPKQAHTNAELVEMQLGINADAPLCFSCGTKMQRAGSCYLCEGCGSTSGCS; this is encoded by the coding sequence ATGACAGAGACGACGAGCGGCCCGGCACGAGGCTCCCGCGCCAAGGGCAGCAAGGCGAGCAAGGGTCTGCGTATCGAGCGCATTCACACCACACCCGGCGTGCATCCGTACGACGAGGTGGAGTGGGCGTCTCGTGACGTCGTCATGACCAACTGGCGCGACGGCTCGGTCAACTTCGAGCAGCGTGGCGTCGAGTTCCCCGAGTTCTGGTCGGTGAACGCGGTCAACATCGTCACGAGCAAGTACTTCCGTGGTGCGGTGGGTTCCCCGACCCGTGAGTCGAGCCTCAAGCAGCTCATCGACCGGGTGGTCAAGACGTACCGCAAGAGCGGCGAGGAGAACGGTTACTTCGCCTCCCCGGCGGACGCCGAGATCTTCGAGCACGAGCTGGCGTACGCCCTGCTCCACCAGGTCTTCAGCTTCAACTCGCCGGTGTGGTTCAACGTCGGCACCCAGCAGCCGCAGCAGGTCAGCGCCTGCTTCATCCTCTCCGTCGACGACTCCATGGAGTCGATCCTCGACTGGTACAAGGAAGAGGGGATGATCTTCAAGGGCGGCTCCGGCGCCGGCCTGAACCTCTCCCGCATCCGCTCCTCCAAGGAGCTGCTCTCCTCCGGCGGCAACGCCTCCGGCCCGGTCTCCTTCATGCGCGGCGCCGACGCGTCCGCCGGAACGATCAAGTCGGGCGGCGCCACCCGCCGCGCGGCCAAGATGGTCGTCCTGGACGTGGACCACCCGGACGTCGAGGCCTTCATCGAGACCAAGGTGAAGGAGGAGGAGAAGGTCCGCGCGCTGCGCGACGCGGGCTTCGACATGGACCTGGGCGGCGACGACATCACGTCCGTCCAGTACCAGAACGCCAACAACTCGGTCCGCGTGAACGACGAGTTCATGAAGGCCGTCGAGACCGGCTCGAAGTTCGGGCTGCGCGGCCGGATGACCGGTGAGGTCATCGAGGAGGTCGACGCCAAGGGGCTCTTCCGCAAGATGGCGGAGGCTGCATGGGCGTGCGCCGACCCCGGCATCCAGTACGACGACACCATCAACCACTGGCACACCTCGCCGGAGTCGGGCCGGATCACCGCGTCCAACCCCTGCAGCGAGTACATGCACCTGGACAACTCCTCGTGCAACCTCGCCTCGCTCAACCTCCTGAAGTTCCTGCGCGACGACGACCTGGGCAACCAGTCCTTCGACGCCGAGCGCTTCGCCAAGGTCGTCGAGCTGGTCATCACGGCGATGGACATCTCCATCTGCTTCGCCGACTTCCCCACCGAGAAGATCGGCGAGACCACCCGCGCCTACCGCCAGCTGGGCATCGGCTACGCCAACCTCGGCGCCCTGCTGATGGCCACCGGCCACGCCTACGACTCCGACGGCGGCCGCGCGCTGGCCGGCGCCATCACCTCCCTGATGACCGGCACCTCCTACAGGCGCTCCGCCGAGCTGGCCGCGGTCGTCGGCCCGTACGACGGCTACGCCCGTAACGCGGACGCCCACAAGCGCGTCATGAAGCAGCACTCGGACGCCAACGGCACCGCGGTGCGCATGGACGACCTGGACACCCCGGTGTGGGCGGCGGCCACCGAGGCCTGGCAGGACGTGCTGCGCCTCGGCGAGAAGAACGGCTTCCGCAACGCGCAGGCCTCCGTGCTGGCCCCGACCGGCACCATCGGCCTGATGATGGACTGCGACACCACGGGCGTCGAGCCGGACCTGGCCCTGGTCAAGTTCAAGAAGCTGGTCGGCGGCGGCTCCATGCAGATCGTGAACAACACGGTCCCCAAGGCGCTCAAGCGGCTCGGCTACCTGCCCGAGCAGGTCGAGGCGATCGTCGCCCACATCGCCGACCACGGCAATGTCGTCGACGCCCCGGCCCTGAAGACCGAGCACTACGAGGTCTTCGACTGCGCCATGGGCGCGCGCTCGATCTCCGCCATGGGTCACGTGCGCATGATGGCGGCCGCGCAGCCCTTCCTCTCCGGTGCGATCTCCAAGACGGTCAACGTCCCGGAGACGGCCACCGTCGAGGAGATCGAGGAGGTCTACTTCGAGGGCTGGAAGCTCGGCCTCAAGGCCCTGGCGATCTACCGCGACAACTGCAAGGTCGGCCAGCCGCTCTCCGCCAAGAAGAAGGAGGAGGAGAAGAAGGCCGAGCCGGTCGCCGAGAAGAAGGTCGTCGAGTACCGCCCGGTCCGCAGGCGCCTCCCCAAGGGCCGTCCCGGCATCACCACCTCCTTCACGGTCGGTGGCGCCGAGGGCTACATGACCGCCAACTCCTACCCGGACGACGGTCTCGGTGAGGTCTTCCTGAAGATGTCCAAGCAGGGCTCGACTCTCGCGGGCATGATGGACGCCTTCTCCATCGCGGTGTCCGTGGGCCTCCAGTACGGCGTGCCGCTGGAGACCTACGTCTCGAAGTTCACCAACATGCGCTTCGAGCCGGCCGGCATGACGGACGACCCGGACGTGCGGATGGCGCAGTCGATCGTCGACTACATCTTCCGCCGCCTGGCGCTGGACTTCCTGCCGTTCGAGACCCGTTCGGCGCTCGGCATCCACTCCGTCGAGGAGCGCCAGCGTCACCTGGAGACCGGTTCGTACGAGCCGTCCGAGGACGAGGTCGACGTCGAGGGCCTGGCCCAGTCGGCACCGCGCCAGGTGGAGCCGGTGACGGAATCCACCCCTGCGGTGAAGATCGTCGAGGAGGCCGCCGCCCCGGCCCCCAAGCAGGCGCACACCAACGCCGAACTCGTCGAGATGCAGCTCGGCATCAACGCCGACGCGCCGCTGTGCTTCTCCTGCGGGACGAAGATGCAGCGGGCCGGCAGCTGCTACCTGTGCGAGGGCTGCGGGTCGACCAGCGGCTGCAGCTGA
- the lexA gene encoding transcriptional repressor LexA produces the protein MTTTADSATITAQSHSQSRFDPQQAQRPPMDDATSDSEEPKPARSLPGRPPGIRADSSGLTDRQRRVIEVIRDSVQRRGYPPSMREIGQAVGLSSTSSVAHQLMALERKGFLRRDPHRPRAYEVRGSDQTAAAATETAGKPAASYVPLVGRIAAGGPILAEESVEDVFPLPRQLVGDGELFVLKVVGDSMIEAAICDGDWVTVRRQPVAENGDIVAAMLDGEATVKRFKREDGHVWLLPHNAAYQPIPGDEATILGKVVAVLRRV, from the coding sequence GTGACCACCACCGCAGACAGCGCGACCATCACCGCACAGAGCCACTCCCAGAGCCGGTTCGATCCGCAACAGGCACAGCGGCCGCCGATGGACGACGCCACGTCGGACTCCGAAGAGCCGAAGCCGGCCCGCTCGCTGCCCGGCCGTCCCCCGGGGATCCGGGCCGACAGCTCCGGACTCACGGACCGCCAGCGCAGGGTGATCGAGGTGATCCGGGATTCGGTGCAGCGGCGCGGCTACCCGCCGTCCATGCGCGAGATCGGCCAGGCGGTCGGGCTGTCCAGCACCTCGTCCGTTGCCCACCAGCTCATGGCTCTGGAGCGCAAGGGCTTCCTGCGGCGCGACCCGCACCGTCCCCGGGCGTACGAGGTGCGCGGCTCGGACCAGACCGCCGCTGCCGCGACGGAGACCGCCGGCAAGCCCGCCGCCTCCTACGTCCCGCTGGTCGGCCGGATCGCCGCCGGTGGCCCGATCCTCGCGGAGGAGTCGGTCGAGGATGTCTTCCCGCTCCCCCGCCAGCTCGTCGGCGACGGCGAACTGTTCGTCCTGAAGGTCGTCGGCGACTCCATGATCGAGGCCGCGATCTGCGACGGCGACTGGGTCACGGTCCGCCGCCAGCCGGTCGCCGAGAACGGCGACATCGTGGCCGCCATGCTCGACGGCGAGGCCACCGTCAAGCGCTTCAAGCGCGAGGACGGCCATGTGTGGCTGCTGCCGCACAACGCCGCGTACCAGCCGATCCCCGGCGACGAGGCCACCATTCTCGGCAAGGTGGTCGCGGTGCTGCGCCGCGTCTGA
- a CDS encoding ribonuclease HII: MPYEPPTHSVERSLRATTGAKVVAGIDEVGRGAWAGPVSVCAAITGLRRPPDGLTDSKLLTPKRRTELCEVLGEWVTSYALGHSSPEEIDALGMTAALRLAAVRALEALPVQPDAIILDGKHNYLGAPWQVRTVIKGDQSCIAVAAASVIAKVRRDAMMAELGLVYADFDFAANAGYPSPTHRIALEEYGPTPHHRVSWSYMDALPRWRHLKKARITPEAAALEAGGQLGFDF, encoded by the coding sequence ATGCCGTACGAGCCCCCCACCCATTCCGTCGAGCGATCATTGCGCGCCACGACGGGCGCCAAGGTCGTTGCAGGTATCGACGAGGTCGGGCGCGGAGCCTGGGCCGGTCCGGTCAGCGTCTGCGCAGCCATCACCGGTCTGCGCCGGCCGCCCGACGGTCTCACCGATTCCAAGCTGCTGACCCCCAAGCGCCGCACCGAACTGTGCGAAGTGCTCGGCGAGTGGGTCACGTCGTACGCCCTGGGGCACTCCTCGCCCGAGGAGATCGACGCACTGGGCATGACCGCGGCCCTGCGGCTCGCGGCAGTCCGGGCCCTGGAGGCGCTGCCGGTTCAGCCGGACGCGATCATTCTCGACGGCAAGCACAACTACCTGGGCGCGCCATGGCAAGTCCGCACGGTCATCAAGGGCGACCAGTCCTGCATCGCGGTCGCCGCCGCGTCCGTGATCGCCAAGGTGCGACGCGACGCGATGATGGCCGAACTGGGCCTGGTCTACGCCGACTTCGACTTCGCGGCCAACGCAGGCTACCCCTCACCGACCCATCGCATTGCCCTGGAGGAGTACGGTCCTACGCCGCACCACCGAGTGTCGTGGTCCTACATGGATGCCCTGCCCCGCTGGCGGCATCTGAAGAAGGCGCGCATCACCCCCGAAGCAGCCGCTCTGGAAGCCGGTGGCCAACTCGGCTTCGATTTCTGA
- a CDS encoding amidase, whose protein sequence is MRDTLWKMTARAQATAVRTGEVSAVELAEAHLARIAEVNPAVNAVTQLLAERALDEAARTDRGRAAGERLGPLAGVPFTVKETTAIEGVPTTYGAKRFRNAVAHCDAPPVSRLRAAGGIPIGHSNIPTLILAGIHTRSELFGDTVNPWSRAVTPGGSSGGDAAAVASGMAPLGLGNDSGGSVRLPASFCGVAGLKPTYGRFAADHRLGPDDPSLAAQVLVVDGPLARTVDDLRLAYEVLAGADPRDPRAVPVPPYGEPLGRPLKVAMVTDPGGHGVHPVVRRAVQSAAEALRDAGYEVCEVADVPRLEDALDAYGRMTVTEFATTWPVVKPLLGEGGHRYIERAMATFRPVELAEYLRLTGVRMGLQRDWAVFLEEYPLVLAPVFTDPPFAPGEELRDEESHQRIQRALRLCTATSFVGVPAVAVPTGVVEGLPYGVQLIGRSYREDLCLEAAEAVERRLGVLAPIDPRP, encoded by the coding sequence ATGCGCGACACGCTGTGGAAAATGACGGCCCGGGCCCAGGCGACGGCGGTGCGTACCGGCGAGGTGTCGGCGGTGGAGCTGGCCGAGGCGCATCTGGCGCGGATCGCCGAGGTCAATCCGGCCGTCAACGCCGTCACCCAGCTCCTCGCCGAGCGGGCACTGGACGAGGCGGCGCGGACCGACCGCGGACGCGCGGCGGGGGAGCGGCTGGGGCCGCTGGCCGGGGTGCCGTTCACCGTGAAGGAGACCACGGCCATCGAGGGGGTGCCGACGACCTACGGCGCGAAGCGCTTCCGGAACGCTGTCGCGCACTGCGATGCGCCCCCGGTGTCGCGGCTGCGCGCGGCCGGGGGCATCCCGATCGGGCACAGCAACATCCCGACGCTCATCCTCGCCGGGATCCATACCCGCAGCGAGCTGTTCGGGGACACCGTGAACCCCTGGAGCCGCGCGGTCACACCGGGCGGCAGCAGTGGCGGCGACGCCGCGGCCGTGGCGAGCGGCATGGCCCCGCTCGGCCTCGGCAACGACTCCGGAGGGTCGGTGCGGCTTCCCGCGTCCTTCTGTGGCGTCGCGGGGCTGAAGCCGACCTACGGGCGGTTCGCCGCCGATCACCGCCTCGGGCCCGACGACCCGTCCCTCGCCGCACAGGTCCTCGTGGTCGACGGCCCCCTGGCCCGTACGGTCGATGATCTGCGGCTGGCGTACGAGGTGCTGGCCGGGGCCGATCCGCGCGACCCGCGGGCCGTTCCGGTGCCGCCCTACGGGGAGCCGTTGGGACGCCCCTTGAAGGTGGCGATGGTGACCGACCCCGGAGGCCACGGGGTGCACCCCGTGGTGCGCCGGGCCGTGCAGAGTGCGGCCGAGGCGCTCCGGGACGCGGGCTACGAGGTGTGCGAGGTGGCGGACGTACCGCGGCTGGAGGACGCCCTCGACGCCTACGGCCGGATGACGGTCACGGAGTTCGCCACCACCTGGCCGGTGGTCAAGCCGCTGCTCGGGGAGGGCGGCCATCGCTATATCGAGCGGGCGATGGCGACGTTCCGCCCCGTGGAACTGGCGGAGTACCTGCGGCTCACCGGGGTGCGGATGGGGCTCCAGCGGGACTGGGCGGTGTTCCTGGAGGAGTATCCGCTCGTCCTGGCGCCCGTGTTCACCGATCCGCCGTTCGCACCCGGGGAGGAGCTGCGGGACGAGGAGAGCCATCAGCGGATACAGCGTGCCCTGCGGCTCTGCACCGCCACCAGTTTCGTCGGTGTGCCTGCGGTGGCCGTCCCCACCGGGGTGGTGGAGGGGCTCCCGTACGGCGTGCAGCTGATCGGGCGCTCCTACCGGGAGGACCTGTGCCTGGAGGCGGCCGAGGCGGTGGAGCGGCGGCTGGGTGTTCTCGCGCCGATCGACCCGCGCCCGTAA
- the nrdR gene encoding transcriptional regulator NrdR, with protein MHCPFCRHPDSRVVDSRTTDDGTAIRRRRQCPDCSRRFTTIETASLMVIKRSGVTEPFSRNKVIAGVRKACQGRPVTEDALAKLGQRVEEAVRATGSAELSTHDVGLAILGPLQELDLVAYLRFASVYRAFDSLEDFEAAIAELREQREQGPPGQECGTDGEAGGPAVPVPATAAD; from the coding sequence ATGCACTGCCCCTTCTGCAGGCACCCGGACAGTCGGGTCGTCGACAGTCGCACCACCGATGACGGGACGGCGATCCGCCGGCGCCGCCAGTGCCCCGACTGCTCCCGCCGTTTCACGACCATCGAGACGGCATCGCTGATGGTGATCAAGCGGAGCGGGGTCACCGAGCCCTTCAGCCGCAACAAGGTCATCGCGGGGGTGCGCAAGGCGTGCCAGGGGCGCCCGGTCACCGAGGACGCCCTCGCCAAGCTCGGCCAGCGGGTCGAGGAGGCGGTGCGGGCCACCGGCAGCGCCGAGCTGTCCACCCATGACGTCGGGCTCGCCATACTGGGCCCGCTGCAGGAACTCGACCTCGTCGCGTACCTGCGCTTCGCGTCCGTTTACCGGGCTTTCGATTCACTCGAGGACTTCGAGGCGGCCATCGCCGAGCTGCGCGAGCAGCGCGAGCAGGGACCGCCCGGGCAGGAATGCGGGACCGACGGGGAGGCCGGCGGCCCGGCTGTTCCCGTGCCCGCCACCGCCGCCGACTGA
- a CDS encoding TerD family protein, which produces MSTFNKGIEKVEVTLKWDPSPLGTPDNDLDIVAATYTADAPHGDPAYLVHFDSRSPDGTITLNRDSRTGQGFGFDEIMTLELDRLSDTYTRVIVGVAIQQGEGRKVFGDIENTVVRIREGYTDLAENDFGEVAGATAATVAEFVRDESGQWRIHATLRGFDTDPDGFASLMGR; this is translated from the coding sequence GTGAGCACGTTCAACAAAGGGATCGAGAAGGTCGAGGTGACGCTCAAGTGGGATCCCAGCCCCCTCGGGACGCCGGACAATGACCTCGACATCGTCGCGGCGACGTACACGGCCGACGCGCCGCACGGCGATCCGGCCTATCTGGTGCACTTCGACAGCCGCTCGCCCGACGGGACCATCACCCTCAACCGGGACAGCAGGACCGGCCAGGGGTTCGGCTTCGACGAGATCATGACCCTGGAGCTGGACCGGCTGTCCGACACCTACACCCGGGTGATCGTGGGGGTGGCCATCCAGCAGGGCGAGGGCCGCAAGGTCTTCGGCGACATAGAGAACACGGTCGTACGGATCCGCGAGGGCTACACCGACCTGGCCGAGAACGACTTCGGCGAGGTCGCGGGGGCGACCGCGGCGACGGTCGCCGAGTTCGTCCGGGACGAGTCGGGACAGTGGCGCATCCACGCGACGCTCCGGGGGTTCGACACCGACCCGGACGGGTTCGCCTCCCTGATGGGCCGCTGA